The Tamandua tetradactyla isolate mTamTet1 chromosome 23, mTamTet1.pri, whole genome shotgun sequence genome includes a window with the following:
- the ORAI2 gene encoding protein orai-2 — MSAELNVPPAPSTPACPEPGHKGMDYRDWVRRSYLELVTSNHHSVQALSWRKLYLSRAKLKASSRTSALLSGFAMVAMVEVQLETQYQYPRPLLIAFSACTTVLVAVHLFALLISTCILPNVEAVSNIHNLHSISESPHERMHPYIELAWGFSTVLGILLFLAEVVLLCWIKFLPVDARPPPGPPPGPGGHTGWQAALVSTIIMVPVGLIFVVFTIHFYRSLVRHKTERHNREIEELHKLKVQLDGHERSLQVV; from the exons ATGAGCGCCGAGCTCAACGTGCCCCCAGCGCCCTCCACACCCGCCTGCCCTGAGCCCGGCCACAAGGGCATGGATTATCGGGACTGGGTCCGCCGCAGCTACCTGGAGCTGGTCACCTCCAACCACCACTCGGTGCAGGCCCTGTCCTGGAGGAAGCTCTACCTGAGCAGGGCCAAGCTGAAGGCCTCCAGCCGTACCTCCGCCCTCCTCTCGGGCTTCGCCATG GTGGCCATGGTGGAGGTGCAACTGGAGACCCAGTACCAGTACCCGCGGCCCCTGCTCATCGCCTTCAGCGCCTGCACCACGGTGCTGGTGGCCGTGCACCTCTTCGCGCTGCTCATCAGCACCTGCATCCTGCCCAACGTGGAGGCCGTCAGCAACATCCACAACCTGCACTCCATCAGCGAGTCGCCGCACGAGCGCATGCACCCCTACATCGAGCTGGCCTGGGGCTTCTCCACGGTGCTCGGCATCCTGCTCTTCCTGGCCGAGGTGGTGCTGCTCTGCTGGATCAAGTTCCTGCCGGTGGACGCGCGGCCCCCGCCTGGCCCCCCACCCGGCCCCGGCGGCCACACGGGCTGGCAGGCCGCCCTGGTGTCCACCATCATCATGGTGCCCGTGGGCCTCATCTTCGTGGTCTTCACCATCCACTTCTACCGCTCACTGGTGCGCCACAAGACCGAGCGCCACAACCGCGAGATCGAGGAGCTGCACAAGCTCAAGGTGCAGCTGGACGGCCACGAGCGCAGCCTGCAGGTCGTGTGA